The following proteins come from a genomic window of Pararhodobacter sp.:
- the hutH gene encoding histidine ammonia-lyase → MLILTPGSTTLETLEKIYYQQLPARLDVDCQPAVEAAAALVRAAANGGSAVYGVNTGFGKLASVKIAPADTETLQRNLILSHCCGVGEALEPAATRLMMVLKLLSLGRGASGVRWDVIAIIEGMLAKNVTPVIPAQGSVGASGDLAPLAHMAAVMIGAGEAEYDGQRLPGGEALKRAGLTPVVLGPKEGLALINGTQFSTALALIGLFAAWRNARAALVTGCLSTDAIMGSTAPLQAMIHTLRGHKGQIETAQAMRDLMAGSVIRESHLDGDTRVQDPYCIRCQPQVLGAALDLLRFAASTLETESNAVTDNPLVTPEGIFSGGNFHAEPVAFAADIIALAVAEIGAIAQRRVALMVDPTLSHDLPPFLTPNPGLNSGYMIAEVTTAALMSENKHLATPCSTDSTPTSANQEDHVSMAAHGARRLLRMNANLSVILGVEAICASQGIEFRAPLTTAPRLQAVITKLRGTIPALTDDRFLAPDIEAAADLVRTDALPCAANLDFAL, encoded by the coding sequence ATGCTCATTCTGACCCCCGGATCGACCACACTGGAAACTCTGGAAAAGATTTATTATCAACAGCTTCCAGCGCGACTTGATGTCGATTGCCAGCCCGCCGTCGAGGCCGCAGCCGCCCTTGTCCGGGCCGCCGCGAACGGTGGTTCGGCGGTGTATGGCGTGAACACGGGCTTTGGCAAACTCGCCTCGGTCAAGATCGCGCCCGCGGATACCGAGACCTTGCAGCGCAACCTGATTCTCAGTCATTGCTGCGGCGTCGGCGAGGCGTTGGAGCCCGCGGCCACGCGGTTGATGATGGTTCTGAAACTTCTCAGCCTCGGGCGCGGGGCCTCGGGCGTGCGCTGGGATGTGATCGCCATCATCGAGGGCATGCTGGCCAAGAACGTCACCCCGGTGATCCCCGCGCAGGGGTCGGTGGGGGCCTCGGGCGATCTGGCACCCCTGGCGCATATGGCGGCGGTGATGATCGGCGCGGGCGAGGCCGAGTATGACGGCCAGCGCCTGCCCGGTGGCGAGGCCCTCAAGCGCGCGGGCCTGACACCCGTGGTTCTTGGCCCGAAAGAGGGGCTTGCGCTGATCAACGGCACGCAGTTTTCAACCGCTTTGGCGCTGATCGGCCTGTTCGCCGCCTGGCGCAACGCCCGCGCAGCACTGGTCACCGGGTGCCTGTCCACCGATGCGATCATGGGCTCCACGGCCCCGCTTCAGGCGATGATACACACGTTGCGCGGCCACAAGGGCCAGATCGAAACCGCGCAGGCCATGCGTGACCTGATGGCGGGCAGCGTCATCCGCGAGAGCCATCTGGACGGCGACACCCGCGTGCAGGACCCCTATTGCATCCGCTGCCAACCTCAGGTTCTGGGGGCGGCGCTGGACCTGCTGCGCTTTGCCGCCTCGACGCTGGAAACCGAATCGAACGCCGTGACCGACAACCCTCTGGTCACCCCCGAGGGCATCTTTTCTGGTGGTAACTTCCACGCGGAACCCGTTGCTTTCGCAGCGGATATCATCGCTCTGGCCGTCGCAGAGATTGGCGCGATCGCGCAGCGCCGCGTTGCCTTGATGGTGGACCCGACGCTCAGCCACGACCTGCCGCCGTTCCTGACGCCGAACCCTGGTTTGAACTCGGGCTATATGATCGCCGAAGTCACCACCGCCGCCTTGATGTCGGAAAACAAGCACCTTGCCACGCCGTGCAGCACCGATTCCACGCCGACCTCGGCCAATCAGGAAGATCACGTCAGCATGGCCGCGCATGGTGCGCGTCGTTTGTTGCGCATGAATGCCAATCTGTCGGTGATCCTGGGCGTCGAGGCGATCTGCGCCAGTCAGGGTATCGAATTCCGCGCACCGCTGACCACGGCACCGCGCCTGCAAGCGGTGATCACCAAGCTCCGCGGCACGATCCCGGCCTTGACGGACGACCGCTTCCTGGCGCCGGACATCGAAGCCGCCGCTGACCTCGTACGCACCGACGCGCTGCCCTGCGCGGCCAACCTCGATTTTGCGCTGTGA
- a CDS encoding formimidoylglutamate deiminase has translation MKASTGIRVIKLWAEQALCATGWAQGVTVTVDGTRISAVETGTQPQPGDTRLGTLLPAPANLHSHAFQRAMAGMTERRGPNAHDSFWTWRQLMYQFMDQLTPDDVQAITAFVQMEMLEAGYGASVEFHYLHHAPGGVVYDALGEMSQRVVAAAQESGIGLTLLPVLYQVGGCDKRALGPGQIRFGNDPERYAKLLDAAQSALRALPEDAVLGVAPHSLRAVTPEGLLACVDLRPDAPIHIHLAEQMAEVEETVAAWGQRPVQRLMDQVDVDQRWCLIHLTQMERAETLALAATGAVAGLCPITESSLGDGIFDGVAWTGAKGRFGIGSDSNVRISLTEELRTLDYSQRLRDRVRAALATPELSTGRALFEGAALGGAQAAGRGKGMIAPGELADLVALDMGGVDLEGRAGDCVLDAWIFAGDDRAVSEVWSGGRHVVSGGVHRNRDSIEAGYRLVMKRLQAL, from the coding sequence ATGAAGGCGTCAACGGGGATTCGTGTGATCAAGCTTTGGGCAGAACAGGCATTATGTGCGACGGGCTGGGCGCAGGGCGTCACCGTCACGGTGGATGGCACGCGGATTTCGGCGGTCGAGACCGGGACGCAGCCGCAACCGGGTGATACGCGGCTTGGCACCTTGCTGCCGGCCCCCGCCAACCTGCATTCGCACGCGTTTCAGCGCGCGATGGCCGGCATGACCGAACGGCGCGGCCCCAACGCGCATGACAGTTTCTGGACATGGCGCCAGTTGATGTATCAATTCATGGACCAACTGACCCCCGACGACGTGCAGGCGATCACCGCTTTCGTGCAGATGGAGATGCTGGAGGCCGGCTATGGTGCCTCGGTCGAGTTCCATTACCTGCATCACGCGCCCGGCGGTGTGGTCTATGACGCGCTTGGCGAAATGTCGCAGCGGGTTGTGGCGGCGGCACAGGAGTCGGGTATTGGTCTGACATTACTTCCCGTGCTTTATCAAGTGGGTGGCTGTGACAAGCGCGCACTGGGGCCGGGGCAGATTCGCTTTGGCAATGACCCCGAGCGCTATGCAAAACTGCTTGATGCGGCGCAATCGGCGCTGCGCGCCCTGCCCGAGGATGCGGTGCTGGGCGTGGCGCCGCATTCCCTGCGCGCGGTGACGCCCGAGGGGCTGCTGGCCTGTGTTGACCTGCGCCCGGACGCGCCGATCCACATCCATCTGGCCGAGCAAATGGCCGAGGTCGAGGAAACAGTGGCGGCCTGGGGCCAGCGCCCGGTTCAGCGGCTCATGGATCAGGTGGACGTCGATCAACGCTGGTGCCTGATCCACCTGACGCAGATGGAACGCGCCGAGACACTGGCGCTGGCGGCGACGGGCGCGGTGGCGGGCCTGTGCCCGATCACGGAATCATCGCTGGGCGACGGCATTTTCGATGGTGTGGCCTGGACCGGGGCCAAGGGGCGGTTCGGGATCGGCTCGGACAGCAACGTGCGGATCTCGTTGACCGAAGAACTGCGCACGCTGGACTATTCGCAGCGCCTGCGCGACCGGGTGCGCGCGGCTCTGGCGACACCCGAGCTGTCAACCGGGCGCGCCTTGTTCGAGGGTGCGGCGCTGGGCGGCGCGCAGGCGGCAGGCCGGGGCAAAGGCATGATCGCGCCGGGCGAATTGGCCGATCTGGTGGCGCTGGACATGGGGGGCGTGGACCTTGAAGGGCGCGCGGGCGATTGCGTGCTCGATGCCTGGATATTCGCCGGTGACGACCGCGCCGTTTCCGAGGTCTGGTCTGGGGGACGCCATGTGGTTTCCGGCGGCGTGCATCGCAACCGAGACTCGATCGAGGCGGGCTATCGCCTTGTGATGAAACGGTTGCAGGCCTTGTGA
- a CDS encoding UTRA domain-containing protein → MQGPLRWQTVRDEALRRIRNHEWPAGERIPDEVDLAEELGCARATVNRALRDLADSGLLERRRRGGTTVTLNPVRKAVFSIPIIRKDIEARGQTAGYRLLSDTLAPVPAEIAAVLGADTPFEMRHIMAIHTTDDAPFCLEDRWLNPEIAGAEVTFDALSANEWLVQTQSFSSGTLCFLALNAEPAQAALLGCAPGAALLGLDRTTRNEHPITAVRLIYAPGHRVETAL, encoded by the coding sequence ATGCAGGGACCGTTGCGCTGGCAAACGGTACGCGACGAAGCCCTGCGCCGCATTCGCAACCACGAATGGCCCGCCGGAGAGCGTATTCCCGATGAGGTCGATCTGGCCGAGGAACTGGGCTGCGCGCGGGCCACGGTGAACCGGGCGTTGCGCGATCTGGCGGATTCCGGCCTGCTGGAGCGCCGCCGTCGTGGCGGGACCACGGTGACCCTGAACCCGGTGCGCAAGGCGGTGTTTTCAATCCCGATCATTCGCAAGGATATCGAGGCGCGCGGGCAAACCGCGGGCTATCGTTTGCTCTCGGATACGCTGGCGCCGGTGCCCGCAGAGATCGCGGCGGTTCTGGGTGCGGATACACCCTTTGAGATGCGTCATATCATGGCGATTCACACCACCGATGACGCGCCATTTTGCCTCGAGGATCGCTGGCTGAACCCGGAGATTGCCGGGGCCGAGGTGACGTTCGATGCTTTGAGCGCGAATGAATGGCTGGTGCAAACCCAGAGTTTTTCCTCGGGCACGCTGTGTTTTCTGGCGCTGAACGCAGAGCCGGCGCAGGCGGCGCTGCTGGGCTGTGCGCCCGGTGCGGCGCTGCTGGGGTTGGACCGCACGACGCGCAACGAGCACCCGATCACCGCGGTGCGTCTGATCTATGCGCCCGGCCACCGGGTTGAAACGGCGCTCTGA
- a CDS encoding FAD-dependent oxidoreductase: protein MSAPHSRLLSPLPLRGVTLRNRIVFGAHTANMAEDGLPGPRYRDYLRERALGGAGLIVAEPVPAHRTGVLTRGNFRAEDDSIIPAFRAVTEAVRAEGAAIIQQIYHIGAHGDSDLSFAPHWSPSGRPSYHDSDGSHAMHEAEIQELLDAHTAAARRAKAAGFQGVEVWAAYNSLIDQFWLPWTNRRDDQWGGSLENRTRFSRLLIERIRRACGEGFIIGLAISHDAAYDVTLQAEALCEIIALHDASGHVDYVTCGAGSYLDFGRIIPPFTEPDTLTVPITQQLKAVVKHAVITAEAGIRTPDVGEQVIASGAADLVSIVRGQIADPHLAAKTTRGHSDQVRPCLSCNQMCWGRRSRDYWISCLINPSAGREFEWGGDRFTAADIPKSVLVIGAGPAGLEAARVAAERGHRVTLIEAQSRIGGQFRLAGLQPRRAQILDLLDWYERALQWLGVDLRLNSFADDNMVREIGADQVILATGSLPDEDGFQRWLPHLATLPGLARGGVWSAEAAMRREARLGHAVIVYDEGGHWKGVGTAWHLAEAGHAVTIVTPDAYVGKDLTRTAADGYARTRLAKLGVRFMAESAIAEWLGNDGGARVVSLLDRSETVVPATALIMATTNHAFDLLSTALEDLSPALIGDAAAPRLAPYAFHEGRKVALAI, encoded by the coding sequence ATGAGCGCCCCCCATTCCCGCCTGTTGTCGCCCCTGCCCCTGCGCGGTGTTACCCTGCGCAACCGGATCGTGTTTGGCGCGCATACCGCCAATATGGCCGAGGATGGGCTGCCCGGCCCGCGCTATCGCGACTATCTGCGCGAGCGTGCCTTGGGCGGCGCGGGCCTGATCGTGGCAGAACCGGTGCCCGCACATCGCACCGGCGTTCTGACGCGCGGCAATTTTCGCGCCGAGGATGACAGCATCATCCCCGCCTTCCGCGCCGTGACCGAGGCGGTGCGCGCCGAGGGGGCGGCGATCATCCAGCAGATTTACCACATCGGCGCGCATGGCGATTCCGACCTGAGTTTTGCGCCGCATTGGTCGCCATCCGGGCGGCCCAGCTATCACGACTCGGACGGCTCGCATGCCATGCACGAGGCGGAAATCCAGGAATTGCTCGACGCCCATACCGCCGCCGCCCGCCGCGCCAAAGCCGCGGGGTTTCAGGGGGTCGAGGTCTGGGCGGCGTATAATTCGCTGATTGACCAATTCTGGCTGCCCTGGACCAACCGGCGTGATGACCAGTGGGGCGGCTCGCTGGAAAACCGCACAAGGTTCTCGCGGCTGTTGATCGAGCGCATCCGGCGCGCGTGTGGCGAGGGGTTCATCATCGGCCTCGCGATCAGCCACGACGCGGCCTATGACGTCACCCTGCAAGCCGAGGCCCTGTGCGAGATCATCGCCCTGCATGACGCCAGCGGGCATGTGGATTACGTCACCTGCGGCGCGGGCTCGTATCTGGATTTCGGGCGCATCATTCCGCCCTTTACCGAACCCGACACGCTGACCGTGCCGATCACGCAGCAGTTGAAAGCGGTGGTCAAACACGCGGTGATCACCGCCGAGGCCGGGATTCGCACGCCCGATGTGGGCGAGCAGGTGATCGCCTCGGGGGCGGCGGATCTGGTGTCGATCGTGCGCGGCCAGATCGCCGACCCGCATCTGGCCGCCAAGACCACGCGCGGCCATAGCGACCAGGTGCGCCCCTGTCTGAGCTGCAACCAGATGTGCTGGGGGCGGCGGTCGCGTGACTATTGGATCTCGTGCCTCATCAACCCGTCGGCGGGGCGCGAATTTGAATGGGGCGGCGACAGGTTTACGGCGGCGGACATCCCGAAATCGGTGCTGGTGATCGGCGCGGGCCCCGCCGGGCTGGAAGCGGCGCGCGTCGCGGCAGAACGCGGGCACCGTGTCACGCTGATCGAGGCGCAATCCCGGATCGGCGGGCAGTTCCGGCTGGCGGGTCTGCAACCGAGGCGCGCGCAGATCCTCGATCTGCTGGACTGGTATGAGCGCGCGTTGCAGTGGTTGGGCGTGGACCTGCGGCTGAACAGCTTTGCCGATGACAACATGGTGCGTGAGATCGGCGCGGATCAGGTGATCCTGGCCACCGGGTCACTGCCCGACGAGGACGGGTTTCAACGCTGGCTGCCGCATCTCGCCACCCTGCCCGGCCTTGCGCGCGGCGGCGTCTGGTCCGCCGAGGCCGCGATGCGCCGCGAGGCGCGTTTGGGGCACGCGGTCATCGTCTATGACGAGGGCGGACACTGGAAAGGCGTCGGCACCGCCTGGCATCTGGCCGAAGCGGGACACGCGGTGACCATCGTCACACCCGACGCCTATGTCGGCAAGGACCTGACCCGCACCGCCGCCGATGGCTACGCGCGCACAAGGTTGGCAAAGCTGGGGGTGCGTTTCATGGCGGAATCCGCGATTGCCGAGTGGTTGGGCAACGATGGCGGCGCGCGGGTGGTGTCGCTGCTGGATCGCTCGGAAACCGTGGTTCCGGCGACGGCGCTGATCATGGCCACGACGAACCACGCCTTTGATCTGCTCAGCACAGCGCTCGAGGATCTCTCGCCTGCCTTGATCGGCGACGCCGCCGCGCCACGGCTGGCACCCTATGCGTTTCACGAGGGGCGCAAGGTGGCGCTGGCGATCTAG
- a CDS encoding sulfatase-like hydrolase/transferase — MLSLYLLVSLWRLGWRMIGASALVLFALNPMTRFVAFGAVFPPPPSDLADHLAAPLIDRQPDPLPDIVILYLEGTDRRFADTRYFGDSYAPIRALEPEALTFQGVGQIVGTSWSLAGMVASLCGVPLMPRGFLARNNFDGISRFMPNLVCLTDVLADHGYRLEYVVGGDAAFAGIDAFYRTHGVETQIDLAAQSALYPSAEVEAALINWIVDDQLTFDTSRLRHDALLADPAPYTLIIETIGPHGVPGYLSRRCTADGQAVMSREQAQVVRCTTEDSLAFIRDIQEAHRVAGRDRPLKIILMSDHLSHHADIPDVAPELHLVNTVLMIGGDGAGTINDTPGSMIDVYPTLLEWLGFAAAPVAGGLGRSLLPGNAETLVMQHGIPFLDAMLVGDARLNRAMWHGSD, encoded by the coding sequence GTGCTTTCCCTCTATCTGCTGGTGTCGTTGTGGCGCTTGGGCTGGCGCATGATCGGGGCCAGTGCGCTGGTCTTGTTCGCCCTCAATCCGATGACCCGGTTTGTGGCCTTTGGCGCGGTTTTTCCGCCGCCGCCGTCAGATTTGGCCGACCACCTCGCCGCGCCCTTGATCGACCGGCAGCCTGATCCGCTGCCCGATATCGTCATTCTCTACCTCGAGGGCACCGACCGGCGCTTTGCCGACACACGGTATTTCGGCGATTCCTACGCCCCGATCCGCGCCCTCGAACCCGAGGCTCTGACTTTTCAGGGCGTCGGCCAGATCGTCGGCACCAGTTGGAGCCTTGCGGGCATGGTGGCCTCGCTCTGTGGCGTTCCGTTGATGCCGCGCGGGTTTCTGGCGCGCAACAATTTCGACGGTATTTCCCGGTTCATGCCCAATCTGGTCTGCCTGACCGATGTTCTGGCGGATCATGGCTATCGGCTGGAGTATGTTGTCGGTGGTGACGCGGCCTTTGCCGGCATCGACGCGTTCTATCGCACCCACGGCGTTGAAACCCAGATTGATCTCGCGGCGCAATCGGCGCTTTACCCATCGGCCGAGGTGGAGGCCGCCTTGATCAACTGGATTGTCGACGACCAGTTGACCTTTGACACATCCCGCCTTCGGCACGACGCCCTTCTGGCCGACCCCGCGCCCTATACGTTGATCATCGAGACCATCGGCCCACATGGCGTGCCCGGTTATTTGTCGCGGCGCTGCACCGCGGATGGTCAGGCCGTGATGTCGCGCGAACAGGCGCAGGTGGTGCGCTGCACGACCGAGGACAGTCTGGCCTTTATCCGCGACATTCAGGAGGCCCACCGCGTGGCCGGTCGCGACCGGCCGCTCAAGATCATCCTGATGTCCGATCATCTGTCGCATCACGCCGACATTCCTGACGTGGCCCCCGAGCTGCATCTGGTCAACACGGTGCTGATGATCGGCGGCGACGGCGCCGGGACGATCAACGATACGCCGGGCAGCATGATTGACGTCTATCCAACCCTGCTGGAATGGCTCGGCTTTGCCGCGGCACCCGTTGCCGGGGGGCTGGGCCGGTCCTTGTTGCCGGGCAATGCCGAAACCTTGGTCATGCAGCATGGCATTCCGTTTCTGGACGCCATGTTGGTGGGCGATGCGCGCCTCAACCGGGCGATGTGGCATGGGTCGGACTGA
- the uvrA gene encoding excinuclease ABC subunit UvrA, with translation MAEQKYIEIRGAREHNLKGFDVDIPRDKLVVITGLSGSGKSSLAFDTIYAEGQRRYVELLSAYARQFLDMMQKPDVEHIGGLSPAISIEQKTTSKNPRSTVGTVTEIHDYLRLLFARAGTPYSPATGKPIEAQQVQDMVDRVMALPEGTRAYLLAPIVRDRKGEYRKEMLDLRKQGFQRIKVDGAFHELDTPPELDKKLRHDIDVVVDRIVVREGIETRLADSFRTALDLASGIAILEMAAAAEGETPERLTFSENFACPVSGFTIPEIEPRLFSFNAPYGACPQCDGLGVELFFDDRLVVPDVMLRLEDGAIAPWRKGKTPYFLQTIEALAKHYKFDAKTPWRDLPETVKEVLLRGSGGDEIPFRYDDGGRVYNVTRAFEGVVPNMERRYRETDSNWIREEFERYQNNRPCSTCGGARLKPEALAVKIGMKHISQISEMSIREALAWVEDAPNHMTQQKNQIAAAILKEIRERLGFLVNVGLDYLTLSRAAGTLSGGESQRIRLASQIGSGLTGVLYVLDEPSIGLHQRDNDRLLTTLRNLRDQGNSVLVVEHDEDAVRSADWVLDIGPGAGVHGGEIVAMGTPEEIAANPASLTGQYLSGAREVPYSSDRRAGNGKAVRVVKASGNNLQDVTVDFPLGKFVCVTGVSGGGKSTLTIETLFKTASMRLNGARQTPAPCETVQGLQHLDKVIDIDQRAIGRTPRSNPATYTGAFGPIRDWFAGLPESKARGYKPGRFSFNVKGGRCEACQGDGVLKIEMNFLPDVYVTCETCRGKRYNRETLEVLFKGKSISDVLEMTVEEAQGFFTAVPSIREKMDALMRVGLGYIKVGQQATTLSGGEAQRVKLSKELARRSTGRTLYILDEPTTGLHFEDVRKLLEVLHELVDQGNTVVVIEHNLDVVKTADWIIDIGPEGGDGGGYIVAEGTPEDIAKIAASHTGTYLGPLLKRRRRAAE, from the coding sequence ATGGCCGAGCAAAAATACATCGAAATCCGCGGCGCGCGCGAGCACAATCTCAAGGGTTTCGACGTGGATATTCCGCGCGACAAGCTGGTGGTGATCACCGGGTTGTCCGGCTCGGGGAAGTCGTCGCTGGCCTTTGACACGATCTACGCCGAAGGGCAGCGCCGCTATGTCGAATTGCTCTCGGCCTATGCGCGCCAATTCCTTGACATGATGCAAAAACCCGATGTCGAACATATCGGCGGCCTGTCGCCGGCGATCTCCATCGAGCAAAAGACCACCTCGAAGAACCCGCGCTCGACGGTCGGCACGGTGACCGAGATCCACGACTATCTGCGCCTGCTCTTTGCCCGCGCGGGCACGCCCTATTCGCCCGCCACCGGCAAGCCGATCGAGGCGCAGCAGGTGCAGGATATGGTCGACCGGGTCATGGCCTTGCCCGAAGGGACGCGCGCCTATTTGCTGGCCCCCATCGTGCGCGACCGCAAGGGCGAGTACCGCAAAGAGATGCTGGACCTGCGCAAGCAGGGGTTTCAACGCATCAAGGTGGATGGCGCGTTCCACGAATTGGACACGCCGCCCGAACTCGACAAGAAACTGCGCCATGACATCGACGTGGTCGTTGATCGTATCGTTGTGCGCGAGGGCATCGAAACGCGGCTGGCCGACAGTTTCCGCACGGCGCTCGATCTGGCCTCGGGCATCGCGATTTTGGAAATGGCCGCCGCCGCCGAGGGCGAAACCCCTGAACGTCTGACATTCTCCGAGAATTTCGCCTGCCCGGTCTCGGGCTTCACGATCCCGGAAATCGAACCGCGCCTGTTCTCGTTCAACGCCCCCTATGGCGCGTGTCCGCAATGCGATGGCCTTGGCGTCGAGCTGTTCTTTGACGACCGCCTCGTGGTGCCCGATGTCATGCTGCGGCTTGAGGACGGCGCGATTGCCCCCTGGCGCAAGGGCAAGACGCCCTATTTCCTGCAAACCATCGAGGCGCTGGCGAAACATTACAAATTCGACGCCAAGACGCCATGGCGCGATCTGCCCGAGACCGTCAAAGAGGTGCTGCTGCGCGGGTCCGGCGGCGACGAAATTCCGTTCCGCTATGACGACGGCGGCCGGGTTTACAACGTCACGCGGGCGTTTGAAGGGGTGGTGCCCAATATGGAACGCCGCTATCGCGAGACTGACAGCAACTGGATTCGCGAGGAATTCGAGCGCTATCAGAACAATCGCCCCTGTTCGACCTGTGGCGGCGCGCGCCTGAAGCCCGAGGCCCTGGCCGTCAAGATCGGCATGAAACACATCAGCCAGATCTCGGAAATGTCGATCCGCGAGGCGCTGGCTTGGGTCGAAGATGCGCCCAACCACATGACCCAGCAGAAAAACCAGATCGCGGCGGCGATCCTCAAGGAAATCCGCGAGCGGCTGGGGTTTCTGGTCAATGTGGGCCTCGACTATCTGACACTCAGCCGCGCGGCGGGCACCTTGTCAGGCGGCGAGAGCCAGCGGATCCGGCTTGCCAGCCAGATTGGCTCGGGGCTGACCGGCGTGCTCTATGTGCTCGATGAGCCCTCGATCGGCTTGCACCAGCGCGACAACGACCGCTTGCTGACCACGCTGCGCAACCTGCGCGATCAGGGCAATTCGGTGCTGGTGGTGGAACATGACGAGGACGCGGTGCGCTCGGCGGATTGGGTGCTCGACATCGGCCCCGGCGCGGGCGTCCACGGCGGCGAAATCGTCGCCATGGGCACGCCCGAAGAAATCGCCGCCAACCCCGCCAGCCTGACCGGGCAATACCTGTCCGGTGCGCGCGAGGTGCCCTATTCCAGCGACCGGCGCGCGGGCAACGGCAAGGCGGTGCGCGTCGTCAAGGCCTCGGGCAACAACTTGCAGGATGTCACGGTCGATTTTCCCTTGGGCAAATTCGTTTGCGTGACTGGCGTTTCGGGCGGCGGCAAATCCACACTGACCATTGAAACCCTGTTCAAGACCGCCTCGATGCGCCTGAACGGCGCGCGCCAGACGCCCGCGCCCTGCGAAACCGTGCAGGGCCTGCAGCATCTGGACAAGGTGATCGACATTGACCAACGCGCCATCGGCCGCACGCCGCGCTCGAACCCGGCCACCTATACCGGCGCCTTCGGCCCGATCCGCGACTGGTTCGCGGGCCTGCCCGAATCCAAGGCGCGCGGCTACAAACCGGGGCGGTTTTCGTTCAACGTCAAGGGTGGACGCTGCGAAGCCTGTCAGGGCGATGGCGTGCTCAAGATCGAGATGAACTTCCTGCCCGACGTCTATGTGACCTGCGAAACCTGCCGCGGCAAGCGCTATAACCGCGAAACACTGGAGGTCTTGTTCAAGGGTAAATCCATTTCCGACGTGCTGGAGATGACCGTCGAGGAGGCGCAGGGGTTCTTTACCGCCGTCCCCTCGATCCGCGAGAAAATGGATGCGCTGATGCGGGTTGGCCTTGGCTATATCAAGGTCGGGCAACAGGCGACGACCCTGTCGGGCGGCGAGGCGCAGCGGGTGAAACTGTCCAAGGAACTGGCGCGGCGCTCGACGGGGCGCACGCTCTATATCCTGGACGAGCCCACCACCGGTCTGCATTTTGAAGACGTGCGCAAGCTTTTGGAGGTGCTGCATGAATTGGTTGATCAGGGCAACACCGTCGTGGTGATCGAACACAACCTCGATGTGGTCAAGACCGCCGACTGGATCATCGACATCGGGCCCGAAGGCGGCGATGGTGGCGGGTATATTGTCGCCGAAGGCACGCCCGAAGACATCGCGAAAATCGCCGCGAGTCACACGGGCACTTATCTTGGTCCCTTGCTGAAACGGCGACGGCGGGCCGCCGAATAG
- a CDS encoding rhodanese-like domain-containing protein, with amino-acid sequence MFNLFGSLMKSGPKLDAAEVVRQVSAGTALLIDVREEAECRGGKAKGALNLPLSRLHLCCDPKSGHFDKRLSQAQKAGHPIYLYCASGARSGRAAQVMRGNGFEDVHNLGNLGAWQSGGGAVVR; translated from the coding sequence ATGTTCAACCTATTCGGATCTTTGATGAAATCCGGCCCGAAACTGGACGCAGCCGAAGTGGTGCGGCAGGTTTCGGCGGGAACGGCGCTGTTGATCGACGTGCGCGAAGAGGCAGAATGCCGGGGCGGCAAAGCCAAGGGCGCGCTGAATTTGCCGCTGAGCCGCTTGCATCTGTGCTGCGATCCGAAATCCGGTCACTTCGACAAACGCCTGAGCCAAGCGCAAAAGGCCGGGCATCCGATCTATCTGTATTGCGCATCCGGGGCGCGGTCGGGCCGGGCGGCGCAGGTGATGCGCGGCAATGGGTTCGAGGACGTGCACAACCTCGGCAATCTGGGGGCCTGGCAGTCCGGCGGCGGCGCGGTGGTACGCTGA